The DNA segment GAAAAGAAAAACGGGGCTCAGACTCCTGAAGTTGCAGGCGACCTGACAGAACTGGCCCAAATACAAAAAGCCAATGGCAACGCGCAGGAAGCCGAAAACACTCTCAAGAAAACTGCCGGACTGGTGCAAATGCTGCCTGGCGGTCAAGTCAAAGTAGAGACCTCAGTAAACGAATCTGGCGCCACCAAGACAATTGCCGACAAGTGGGCCCTGGTGGTCGGTATAAGCAATTTTGAAGACCCCACTATCAATCTCAAGTTTGCGGCAAAAGACGCCACGGATTTTGCCAATTATCTGAGTCAGACAGCTGGATTTAAAAAAGACCATATCCGTTTATTGACCAATAATGCTGCCACCAGAGAAGGTATTATCCAGTCCATGGGCACAAAATGGCTTGGACGACTGGCAGCACCAGATGATCTAGTGGTGGTCTATGTTTCTAGCCACGGCTCGCCCGCAAATGATGATACCGGAGTAAACTTTTTGGTGGCGCATGATACAGACAAAAACAGTTTGGTCTCCACCGGTATACCACTACAATGGCTCAGCAAAATGATCCAGGAGCAAGTCCATTCCAACCGCGTGGTCCTCATCCTCGATGTCTGCCACAGTGCAGCTGCAACTGGTGGTAAATCACTCGGTCGCTCAATCAGCGCTACACCACAAAACCTTTCTATTGGTGAAGGTCAGATGGTTATTTGCAGCTCCTCACAGGAGCAAGTATCCTGGGAATCAAAGAACTATCCAAACAGTGTCTTTACTCGCAAACTCATTGAATCACTGGGCACAAAGACTCCAATCACAGACGCCTTTAATAGACTCAAAACCGAAGTGCAATTAGAAGTATTGCGCGACCGCAGCAGTTTGCAAACGCCCATTATCTGGAGCAAATTATGGCGCGGCAGTGCACCGGTACTGTCTGTTGAGCCAGCCGCTCCTAGACCTGGTCTCTAAGCGATTCATGTTTCAAAGGCAGCCACAGTCTGCGTCTAAAAATGCCGGGGCAAGCAGTCGCCTGAGGCTGATGGATGGTCAGGTATTTGCTGGCAAATACTACGCCCTCGAAAAAATCGGTCACGGACAAAAGTCTGTTGTATACAGAGCCCGCCCACAAGATAGCGCCCATACCGTAGCACTCAAACTGCTTTTACCCTCCTTTGCTATCGACAATGCTCTAGCTCGCGCCTGGCAAAAAGAATCAGCGCGAGGCGGCAAATTGGATCATCCCGGTCTGGTCAAAATCCTGGATTTTGGCTTTGATGTGCCCGCTAAACTCTCCTACATTGTGATGGAATACGTCGAAGGCGTGCCACTCTATGAACTGATGCAAAGGCATGGCAAGCTCGATAAAGAGACATCCATCTCATTAATCAAACAAATCGCCGAAGCACTGGATACGGCTCACCAGGCTGGCTTTATCCATGGTGACCTCAACCTTGCCAATATCATTATCGCCAAAGATGATGGGGACAATTATCAAGCTAGTATTGTTGACTTTGGCATCATCCAAATAACAACTGCCGTAGCAAAAAAGGCAAAAGATACCAAAACAAATTTGCCGCGGGAAACAAAAACAAATCTGCCCAGAGAGTCAAAAACCAATCTATCACCACGCACTACAGATGATGGCATACCCGATATAAGCTATCAACACAAAAGAGAAGGTGCCACACTGCAAAGCGACATAGATGCAGTGAGTATGATCATGTGTCATTTGCTCCTGGATGTCAGCACCAGAACACCGCCACACTTTGAGACTATGCAAGCTCTCATAGCGGCCACCAATGATCCAGAGACTATAAAAGTAAAAGCACCAACGGCTATTATCGGCAGGTCCAGGATAAAGCCAGGTACAGCGCTCATGATTGCTGCTATGCTAGGCTTATTGATCTTGATTATCCTGATTGCGCTTGCGCTTAGATAGTGACTCGTTTTGGCAAACTTCAATACAAACTTTTTTCTCAATCTTGGAGACAGTCCTGCTGTCGCCTTACTGCCACTCAAGTTTAACCAAGCCGCACTACTACCGTCACTAATTTTAGTGATGCAAGCTAGCACAGCCTATGCCAAACCAGCCGAAGTGAGCACCGTAGCGGCCAGTGGTACAAGTGCGCCCCATCCTCAAATGGCAGTGAGACGCAAAAAATTTGTCAGCGAAGCAGATGCGGCACATACTATTGCTGAAAATCATTACCGCCACAAAAGATGCGATGCTTGCATTGCAAGCTGTAATGAGTCCATCAAAAAATTTCCACGTGACCATCGCTTTTACGTGCTCAAAGCCTTGAGTTACGACTACATGATCCAATTTGACAAAGCTGTCGAAACAATGGAACTCTGCGTCAAGACTTTGCCAAAAAATCCGCAGGCCTATCTCGAATTTGGCTCGCTCTATCTCAACGCCAATAAATACCTGGAGTCCATCCCCCAATTTGAAAAGGCGCTTAAGCTGCAAGTAGATTTGCCTCGCGCCTATCACGAGCGCTCAATTGCACTATCGGCCACAGGTAGAGATAAAGAAGCAATTGACGATATGACTAAATACATTGAATACGCCCCGGAAAAAGCGCGGGGATATCAGTGGCGAGCAGCGACCTATCGCAAAATCAAACAATATAAGCCAGCTATTGCTGACATCACAAAGGCGATGGAAACAAGTCCAGGCAAGCGTTTTGAGTTTTTGATTGAGCGCAGTGACATGTATATGTGCGATAAGGACTATAAAAAAGCAATTGCTGATATAGATAGAGTACTGACAATCAATCCCCAAGATGATTCACTCTGGCTGCGCAAAGGGCAGTGCCTGATGGAGCTAAAAGACTATAAAGCGGCAATAGAGGCTTATACAAAAACTGCTGAGTTGTCGGATTCGAGTACTGCATATATGGCACGCAGCAAAGCCTACGAAAAACTCGGCGACAAAGTACGAGCAGCCAAAGACAAAGCCATGGCCGAAAAACTTTTAAAAGAAAAGGATCAAGAGCCGCTTTAGACTTTGACTTAATGCAAACCGGCAAGTAAGCATTCCACGGCGTTGCCAAGAGAAATAAATAAGCCCTCCTTAAATCCAGCTAAGATGTGCTGTTTTGCCCTTACTCTTAAGCGAGACACACACCACTGATACTTTTGGAGTACTCAACAATATGACAATTACAGCAACAAAAAAGACCGTTGTAGAAGCCACATGGCCAGTAACAAAAATCCAGGCTGAAGCCGCTCGCGTAATGGGCAGCCAAATGGCTACAATCATGTCTGTTCTCCCCACCTATGGTGAGAAGGCTGTTCAAGATTTCCGTACCAAGATGGAAACAGTTAAGTTTGCTCATCTCGATACCCTCAACATCAAAACCCCTATGCAACTCGTAACAGCACTCGCTGAATTCGAAACCAATGTATTCGGCAGCAAAATCGAAGTATGGGGCAGCGAAACCGAAGCTTCAATGAACTACCTCGCTTGCGCAATGTGGGAAGCAATGAACAAAACTTGCACCATGACCAAAGAGCAAGGCGAAGAAATGGGCAAAGGCTGGGAAACCTGCATCAACTCAACAGCTAAGCATTTTGGTTTCACCGCCAAACTCGAAATGGGCGAAAAGACCGCTGTAGTGACCTTCACCAAGTAGTCTTTAGCAAAAGCTAAAAATCAAAAAGAGAGAGGACCTGGTGTTCTCTCTCTTTTGATTTGCTAATAATCCAGTGCCTCAATTGACTTTATGGCAGCAAAGTTGGACCATTTGAACACTCACAAACTGGGGACAAAAGTGTCATCGCGCCCGCTCTGTTTATTTGTCAGTTTTATGCTCAGCTCATCTATGAGTCTGGCAACGAGAGCCCATGCAGCTCAAAAAGCTGTGAGACAAAAAACACCGTCCATGCTGGCAGCTAGCGCTTTGCCCAGCGGTGCCAACTCCGTAGCTGAGCCCACTCAAATTTTAAAAACTGGAGTAGATCTCTGTCAGCGCAGTATCAGCCCTAACAGTAAACAACTGTCAGACATAATCAAACTCACCCCGGTGCTTGATCAATTAAGTCGGACAAAAGCCAATTTAGATAGGCTTGGCGAAGGCATAACACTTGAGCGCATCAGTGCCAGACAAGATTATATGGCAGCTCAAATTAGTGCTGGTCAAATAATCCAAAAGACCCTTTTAGAAATAGAATTTGTTGAAGCCGAAATCGATGCTGAACAAAATCTCTATGCAGAATTGCTCAGTACATTTACCGACGACCGCGACCGCCTTGTGGCCAAAACCAATGCCGCTGCCTTTTATACCAACGGTGCACTCTGGGCAGTTTGCGAAGGACTGACCATCCCCACCTATAGAAATTCTCAGTACGCCATTCCCTCTGGTATCACTGGTATCGTGGCCGGTGTCGTACCATCAGTTTTTTCGCTCTGGGCGATGAGACAGTACAATGGCAAAAAACGACCGTCAGAATCACAGCCCAACATGCTTGCTAAAGTGTTTGATTACCCCACAGTCAAAGAAGTGGAGTATCCAAATTCGGTCTGGGAGTTTCTCAACACGGCTCCCCACGATCAAAACGGCAATCCTATAGGCCGCGAATCACGTCGCGACTTGCTCATCGATAGATGGATCAAAGACCGCAATATCCCGGCTTTTACCGACAGAAATAGCAGAAACCAACTGGATGTGCTGACAGCATCAGTATCACAAAAGGGCGGACTCAATATCGAAACACTGAGCGCACGACTGGCCATGCTTGAACAATTGCAGGGCGAAGTGGGCAAAATCAAACGAATGCTTCTTGAGCTTGCCATGGTAGCAAGCAACGAAAAGGACTTTTAAGATTTACCTGGCAAAAGAATAAAGCCTTATTTGCCAGCAAATTCTTTTTTTAGTTTGACAGCAGCCTGGTCTTTTGGATTATCTTTGAGACTTTGTTCAAGCAATTCCAGACCTTCTTTTGAATGAGCATCTTGATGCAACAAACAATCGGCCA comes from the Candidatus Obscuribacter sp. genome and includes:
- a CDS encoding serine/threonine protein kinase, with translation MFQRQPQSASKNAGASSRLRLMDGQVFAGKYYALEKIGHGQKSVVYRARPQDSAHTVALKLLLPSFAIDNALARAWQKESARGGKLDHPGLVKILDFGFDVPAKLSYIVMEYVEGVPLYELMQRHGKLDKETSISLIKQIAEALDTAHQAGFIHGDLNLANIIIAKDDGDNYQASIVDFGIIQITTAVAKKAKDTKTNLPRETKTNLPRESKTNLSPRTTDDGIPDISYQHKREGATLQSDIDAVSMIMCHLLLDVSTRTPPHFETMQALIAATNDPETIKVKAPTAIIGRSRIKPGTALMIAAMLGLLILIILIALALR
- a CDS encoding tetratricopeptide repeat protein, producing MANFNTNFFLNLGDSPAVALLPLKFNQAALLPSLILVMQASTAYAKPAEVSTVAASGTSAPHPQMAVRRKKFVSEADAAHTIAENHYRHKRCDACIASCNESIKKFPRDHRFYVLKALSYDYMIQFDKAVETMELCVKTLPKNPQAYLEFGSLYLNANKYLESIPQFEKALKLQVDLPRAYHERSIALSATGRDKEAIDDMTKYIEYAPEKARGYQWRAATYRKIKQYKPAIADITKAMETSPGKRFEFLIERSDMYMCDKDYKKAIADIDRVLTINPQDDSLWLRKGQCLMELKDYKAAIEAYTKTAELSDSSTAYMARSKAYEKLGDKVRAAKDKAMAEKLLKEKDQEPL